In the genome of Actinomadura graeca, one region contains:
- a CDS encoding SpoIIE family protein phosphatase, giving the protein MDRQTASATFPSAAAAVADARRFVRKVLADWGMEEAADDAVLATSELATNAIAYAGTSFEVTCRLEDGEIKVEVRDRHPTRGIEMPGVTASSGRGLPSIARLASSWGVSYDRRTKGVWFTLPRPGAANGSAPPRSAAGEGARASGGDGAPASSAENPRESGGLAAGPGEGHEGRLGEGVGDVPAAGDRLLRSPAAVEAMEDGVATVREVLGADGAAILLTERDGRLIMGPSAGTAAEMPLGELSVPALGPDARAGSPWVAADASDPAAAALRARSLAAAPLESQGRLTGLLVAVSSVSGRFEEADGARLGRLADEMSLSLEKARVGELERSWRGWLSFVAEASDLLAGTLDQERTMALVAQLVVPRLATWCAVYTAVDTEPAKLAYVWHADETRADGLRDLLDHAGAAPPTDVSAPWNGLATAPDDVRAAAGDTAADQVYAFPLVARGRRIGTIVIGRPSGDRFPRSAIELAEELGRRAALAVDNARLFSAQTAMSSALQRSLLPPGIPEIPGLEVAVVYEPAGEGSEVGGDFYDVFESGPRQGGPAASARWRFAIGDVCGTGPEAAAVTGLARHALRILAAEDMSVPAVLTRLNRLILGEGERGRLLTLLHGEIEPRRRRDGVTIRLTSAGHPPPLVLDPDGGVREVASPQPLLGVFDGVDFHTDTVELRRGEVLLCVTDGVTERRSGARLLGDGHGLERLLAGCTGLSAGAVAARIQRAVRDFGPEPSNDDVALIVLRAS; this is encoded by the coding sequence TTGGATCGGCAGACGGCGTCGGCCACCTTCCCGTCCGCCGCCGCGGCGGTGGCGGACGCGCGCCGGTTCGTCCGGAAGGTGCTCGCCGACTGGGGCATGGAGGAGGCCGCGGACGACGCGGTGCTGGCCACCAGCGAGCTCGCGACCAACGCCATCGCCTACGCCGGCACGTCCTTCGAGGTGACCTGCCGCCTGGAGGACGGCGAGATCAAGGTCGAGGTCCGCGACCGGCACCCCACGCGGGGCATCGAGATGCCGGGCGTCACCGCCTCCAGCGGGCGCGGCCTCCCGTCGATCGCGCGTCTCGCCTCGTCCTGGGGCGTGTCCTACGACCGCCGCACCAAGGGCGTCTGGTTCACGCTTCCGCGGCCGGGCGCGGCCAACGGCTCGGCCCCGCCCCGTTCCGCCGCGGGTGAGGGCGCGCGGGCATCCGGCGGCGACGGCGCGCCGGCCTCGTCCGCCGAGAACCCCCGGGAGAGCGGCGGCCTGGCCGCCGGGCCCGGCGAGGGCCACGAGGGACGCCTGGGCGAAGGCGTCGGCGACGTGCCCGCCGCCGGCGACCGGCTGCTGCGTTCCCCCGCCGCCGTCGAGGCCATGGAGGACGGCGTCGCCACCGTCCGCGAGGTCCTCGGCGCCGATGGCGCCGCCATCCTGCTCACCGAACGCGACGGGCGCCTCATCATGGGCCCCTCCGCCGGGACCGCCGCCGAGATGCCGCTCGGCGAGCTGTCGGTCCCGGCACTCGGCCCGGACGCCCGCGCCGGATCCCCCTGGGTCGCGGCCGACGCCTCCGATCCGGCCGCCGCCGCCCTGCGCGCCCGGTCCCTGGCCGCCGCGCCGCTGGAGTCCCAGGGCCGCCTCACCGGCCTGCTGGTGGCCGTCTCCTCGGTCTCCGGCCGGTTCGAGGAGGCCGACGGCGCCCGCCTCGGGCGGCTCGCCGACGAGATGTCGCTCTCCCTGGAGAAGGCCAGGGTGGGTGAGCTGGAACGGTCCTGGCGCGGCTGGCTCAGCTTCGTCGCCGAGGCCAGCGACCTGCTCGCCGGCACCCTCGACCAGGAGCGGACGATGGCGCTGGTCGCCCAGCTCGTCGTCCCCCGCCTGGCGACCTGGTGCGCGGTCTACACCGCCGTGGACACCGAGCCCGCCAAGCTGGCGTACGTGTGGCACGCCGACGAGACGCGGGCCGACGGCCTCCGCGACCTCCTCGACCACGCCGGGGCCGCGCCGCCCACGGACGTCTCCGCCCCCTGGAACGGCCTCGCCACCGCCCCCGACGACGTGCGCGCCGCCGCCGGGGACACCGCCGCCGACCAGGTCTACGCGTTCCCGCTGGTCGCCCGCGGCCGCCGCATCGGCACGATCGTCATCGGCCGCCCGTCCGGCGACCGCTTCCCCCGCAGCGCGATCGAGCTCGCCGAGGAGCTCGGCCGCCGCGCGGCGCTCGCCGTCGACAACGCGCGCCTGTTCTCCGCCCAGACCGCCATGAGCAGCGCCCTGCAGCGCAGCCTCCTGCCGCCCGGCATCCCCGAGATCCCCGGCCTGGAGGTCGCGGTGGTGTACGAGCCCGCGGGGGAGGGGAGCGAGGTCGGCGGCGACTTCTACGACGTCTTCGAGAGCGGCCCGCGGCAGGGCGGTCCCGCGGCCTCCGCCCGGTGGCGCTTCGCGATCGGCGACGTGTGCGGCACCGGCCCCGAGGCCGCGGCCGTCACCGGCCTCGCCCGGCACGCCCTGCGCATCCTGGCCGCCGAGGACATGTCGGTGCCCGCCGTCCTCACCCGCCTCAACCGGCTGATCCTCGGCGAGGGCGAGCGGGGACGGCTGCTGACCCTGCTCCACGGCGAGATCGAACCCCGCCGCCGGCGCGACGGCGTGACCATCAGGCTGACGAGCGCGGGGCACCCGCCCCCGCTCGTGCTCGACCCCGACGGCGGCGTCCGCGAGGTGGCCTCGCCGCAGCCGCTGCTCGGGGTGTTCGATGGTGTGGACTTCCACACCGACACCGTCGAGCTGAGGCGCGGGGAGGTGCTGCTCTGCGTGACCGACGGGGTCACCGAGCGGCGCTCCGGCGCCCGGCTGCTCGGCGACGGCCACGGCCTGGAACGCCTTCTGGCCGGCTGCACGGGCCTGAGCGCGGGGGCGGTGGCCGCCCGTATCCAGCGAGCGGTGCGCGACTTCGGCCCGGAACCCTCGAACGACGACGTTGCCCTCATCGTTCTGCGGGCGTCATGA
- a CDS encoding STAS domain-containing protein produces the protein MGLALHTTRQDGRATIAARGSIDLHSSDELRSRLTELVDAGEREVVVDLTAVDFCDSSGLNVLVRAYKHARAQNATLTVTGAYGRVENVLRTTGLDRFLIGGAAEEAPADGR, from the coding sequence GTGGGGCTTGCCTTGCACACGACACGACAGGACGGCCGCGCGACGATCGCCGCGCGCGGCTCCATCGACCTGCATTCCTCCGACGAGCTGAGGTCCCGGTTGACCGAACTCGTCGACGCCGGGGAACGTGAGGTCGTCGTCGACCTCACGGCGGTCGACTTCTGTGACTCCTCGGGTCTGAACGTCCTCGTCCGCGCCTACAAGCACGCGCGGGCGCAGAACGCCACGCTCACCGTCACCGGCGCCTACGGCCGGGTCGAGAACGTCCTGCGGACCACCGGACTCGATCGTTTCCTCATCGGAGGCGCCGCGGAGGAGGCCCCCGCGGATGGGCGGTGA
- a CDS encoding ATP-binding protein — protein sequence MTETTLRAAPQTEAVEYARRLAARTMRTWALMEREELVTAIVAELVANAVRHAGTALELRLLRGTGRVRVEVRDRAAQLPRLTVPGPLDESHRGLFIVDRFATSWGADPVTGGKVVWAEVNI from the coding sequence ATGACCGAGACCACCCTGCGCGCGGCACCCCAGACGGAGGCGGTCGAGTACGCCCGCCGCCTCGCCGCGCGCACCATGCGCACCTGGGCCCTGATGGAACGCGAGGAGCTCGTCACCGCGATCGTGGCCGAGCTGGTCGCCAACGCCGTCCGGCACGCGGGCACGGCGCTGGAGCTGCGCCTGCTGCGCGGCACCGGCCGGGTCCGCGTCGAGGTCCGCGACCGCGCCGCGCAGCTGCCCCGGCTGACCGTCCCCGGCCCCCTGGACGAGTCGCACCGCGGCCTGTTCATCGTCGACCGCTTCGCGACCTCCTGGGGCGCCGACCCGGTGACCGGCGGCAAGGTCGTCTGGGCCGAGGTCAACATCTGA
- a CDS encoding class II 3-deoxy-7-phosphoheptulonate synthase produces the protein MSSVSGDLDAWRGLPALQQPEWDDPDEVRVVAAELAKQPPLVFAGECDQLKAQLADVARGEAFVLQGGDCAETFEGSNADAVKNKLKTLLQMAVVLTYAASVPVVKIGRMAGQFAKPRSKPVEVRGGVELPAYRGDAVNGLDFDASSRRNDPHRLLKAYHCSAVTLNLCRAFTKGGYADLRQVHAWNQDFVAQSPAGRRYEQVAGEIDRALTFMKACGVNPEEFHGVEFYSSHEALLLDYERALTRIDHLSGLPYDVSAHFLWIGERTRQLDGAHVEFLRHIRNPIGVKLGPGTSADDALALIDRLNPEGEPGRLTFITRMGAGKVRDVLPSLVEKVHRSGAPVAWICDPMHGNTFEAPSGHKTRRLDDVLDELAGFFEVHRALGTHPGGIHIEFTGDDVTECVGGGHGLVEDDLHQRYETACDPRLNRGQSLDLAFMVAELYRKAS, from the coding sequence ATTTCCAGCGTCTCCGGGGACCTCGACGCCTGGCGCGGCCTCCCCGCACTCCAGCAGCCCGAGTGGGACGACCCGGACGAGGTCCGGGTAGTCGCCGCAGAACTGGCCAAGCAGCCCCCGCTCGTCTTCGCCGGCGAGTGCGACCAGCTCAAGGCCCAGCTCGCGGACGTCGCGCGCGGCGAGGCGTTCGTGTTGCAGGGCGGCGACTGCGCCGAGACGTTCGAGGGCTCGAACGCCGACGCGGTGAAGAACAAGCTCAAGACCCTGCTCCAGATGGCGGTCGTGCTCACCTACGCGGCCAGCGTGCCGGTGGTGAAGATCGGCCGGATGGCCGGGCAGTTCGCCAAGCCGCGGTCCAAGCCCGTCGAGGTGCGGGGCGGCGTGGAACTGCCCGCCTACCGGGGCGACGCGGTGAACGGCCTCGATTTCGACGCCTCCTCCCGGCGCAACGATCCTCACAGGCTGCTGAAGGCCTACCACTGCTCGGCGGTGACGCTGAACCTCTGCCGGGCCTTCACCAAGGGCGGCTACGCCGACCTGCGGCAGGTGCACGCCTGGAACCAGGATTTCGTGGCGCAGAGCCCCGCGGGCCGCCGTTACGAGCAGGTCGCCGGTGAGATCGACCGGGCGTTGACGTTCATGAAGGCGTGCGGGGTGAACCCCGAGGAGTTCCACGGCGTGGAGTTCTACTCCAGCCACGAGGCGCTGCTGCTGGACTACGAGCGGGCTCTGACCCGCATCGACCACCTCAGCGGGCTTCCGTACGACGTGTCGGCGCATTTCCTGTGGATCGGTGAGCGCACCCGGCAGCTCGACGGGGCCCACGTGGAGTTCCTGCGGCACATCCGCAACCCGATCGGGGTGAAGCTGGGGCCGGGGACCTCCGCCGACGACGCGCTGGCGTTGATCGACAGGCTCAACCCGGAGGGCGAGCCGGGGCGGCTGACCTTCATCACCCGGATGGGCGCGGGCAAGGTGCGGGACGTGCTGCCCTCGCTGGTCGAGAAGGTGCACCGCAGCGGCGCGCCCGTGGCGTGGATCTGCGACCCGATGCACGGCAACACCTTCGAGGCGCCGAGCGGGCACAAGACGCGGCGGCTGGACGACGTCCTGGACGAGCTGGCCGGGTTCTTCGAGGTCCACCGGGCCCTCGGCACGCATCCGGGCGGCATCCACATCGAGTTCACCGGCGACGACGTCACCGAGTGCGTGGGCGGCGGGCACGGCCTGGTCGAGGACGATCTCCATCAGCGTTACGAGACGGCCTGCGACCCCCGGCTCAACCGCGGCCAGTCCCTGGACCTGGCGTTCATGGTGGCGGAGCTGTACCGCAAGGCTTCCTGA
- a CDS encoding sigma-70 family RNA polymerase sigma factor, translated as MAATRTKGDRVDVPDKDLVGAYLDRIGRTPLLDAQEEVDLAKAIEGGLYAEQLLDEGTVPEGASREELEALTAAGLRAKQRFVEANLRLVVSIARKYPTDSLPLIDLIQEGNLGLMRAVEKFDYRRGFKFSTYATWWIRQAIGRGLSHTARTIRLPVHVEEELSRLRRAERQLSRDLGREPTREELAGSLGAEAEHVDELLRWRRDPASLDATVDDAGETPMGDLLEDPDAVTPEAEILALDDIEGLGRLLERLPERESAILRARFGMDSGQPLSYAQIGARYGLSHNRVRQITDRSLRRLRQLATETDLTGRRALTGAPPAAGDGPVRAGAGSRAA; from the coding sequence ATGGCTGCAACCCGTACCAAGGGCGACAGGGTCGACGTCCCCGACAAGGATCTTGTCGGAGCGTACCTCGACCGGATCGGCCGTACCCCCCTGCTCGACGCGCAGGAGGAGGTCGATCTGGCCAAGGCGATCGAAGGGGGCCTGTACGCCGAGCAGCTGCTCGACGAGGGGACCGTGCCCGAGGGCGCGTCCCGCGAGGAGCTGGAGGCGCTGACCGCGGCGGGGCTGCGTGCCAAGCAGCGCTTCGTCGAGGCCAACCTGCGCCTCGTGGTCTCGATCGCCCGCAAGTACCCGACCGACTCGTTGCCCCTCATCGACCTCATTCAGGAGGGGAACCTGGGGCTGATGCGCGCGGTGGAGAAGTTCGACTACCGCCGCGGCTTCAAGTTCTCCACATACGCGACATGGTGGATCAGGCAGGCGATCGGCCGCGGGCTGAGCCACACGGCCCGCACGATCCGGCTGCCCGTCCACGTCGAGGAGGAGCTGTCCCGGCTGCGCCGCGCCGAGCGGCAGCTCAGCCGCGACCTGGGCCGTGAGCCGACCCGCGAGGAGCTGGCGGGTTCGCTGGGCGCCGAGGCCGAGCATGTGGACGAGCTCCTGCGCTGGCGCCGCGACCCGGCGAGCCTGGACGCGACCGTCGACGACGCCGGCGAGACGCCGATGGGCGACCTGCTGGAGGATCCCGACGCCGTCACGCCCGAGGCGGAGATCCTCGCGCTGGACGACATCGAGGGCCTCGGGCGCCTGCTGGAGCGGCTGCCGGAGCGCGAGTCGGCGATCCTGCGCGCCCGTTTCGGGATGGACAGCGGGCAGCCGCTGTCGTACGCGCAGATCGGCGCACGGTACGGCCTGAGCCACAACCGCGTCCGGCAGATCACCGACCGTTCGCTGCGGCGGCTCCGGCAGCTGGCGACCGAGACGGACCTGACCGGCCGCCGGGCCCTCACGGGCGCGCCGCCGGCGGCCGGGGACGGGCCCGTCCGGGCCGGTGCCGGGAGCCGGGCGGCCTGA
- the trxA gene encoding thioredoxin gives MATVTLTAQNFDEVAQGDGIVLVDFWADWCGPCKRFAPVFEKSAGKHEDIVFGKVDTEAEPALSERFGIRSIPTLMAIRDGVIVFAEPGALPEPVLENVIEQVRALDMEDVRRRAES, from the coding sequence ATGGCGACCGTCACACTCACCGCACAGAACTTCGATGAGGTGGCGCAGGGCGACGGGATCGTGCTGGTCGACTTCTGGGCGGACTGGTGCGGACCCTGCAAGCGCTTCGCGCCCGTCTTCGAGAAGTCGGCGGGCAAGCACGAGGACATCGTCTTCGGCAAGGTGGACACCGAGGCCGAGCCCGCGCTGTCGGAGCGGTTCGGGATCCGGTCGATCCCGACGCTCATGGCCATCCGTGACGGCGTCATCGTCTTCGCCGAGCCCGGCGCCCTCCCCGAGCCGGTGCTGGAGAACGTGATCGAGCAGGTCCGCGCACTCGACATGGAGGACGTCCGCCGTCGCGCGGAGTCCTGA
- a CDS encoding methyltransferase domain-containing protein codes for MVRARDEFLSAGHFSAPAERLAKDVARTLDGTSLVLDAGAGTGHYLSRVLDTSPGTVGLALDISKHAARRAARAHPRAGAVVADLWRPLPVRDGAAGTVLNVFAPRNAAEFHRVLQDDGLLFTLTPSSRHLGPLVDSLGLISVDERKTERTDAALAGYFKLDSRQHIETEAALNHGEVATLVAMGPSAHHVPAEQLWPRLERLEDPVPVPLSFVLSLFRRLK; via the coding sequence ATGGTCCGCGCGCGCGACGAGTTCCTCAGCGCCGGCCACTTCAGCGCCCCCGCAGAACGTCTCGCGAAGGACGTCGCCCGCACCTTGGACGGCACGTCCCTCGTCCTGGACGCCGGTGCCGGTACCGGGCACTACCTGAGCCGTGTGCTGGACACGTCCCCCGGCACCGTCGGGCTCGCCCTCGACATCTCCAAACACGCCGCCCGCCGGGCCGCCCGCGCACATCCGCGCGCAGGGGCGGTGGTCGCCGATCTGTGGCGGCCGCTTCCGGTACGCGACGGCGCAGCCGGAACCGTCCTGAACGTCTTCGCGCCACGCAACGCCGCCGAGTTCCACCGCGTCCTCCAGGACGACGGGCTGCTGTTCACCCTCACCCCCTCCTCCCGGCACCTCGGCCCCCTCGTGGACTCGCTCGGCCTCATCTCGGTGGACGAGCGCAAGACCGAACGCACCGACGCCGCACTCGCCGGATACTTCAAGCTCGACTCGCGCCAGCACATCGAGACGGAGGCCGCCTTGAACCACGGGGAGGTCGCCACCCTCGTGGCCATGGGCCCCAGTGCCCATCACGTGCCGGCCGAGCAGCTCTGGCCGAGGCTGGAACGGCTGGAGGACCCGGTGCCCGTGCCGCTGTCCTTCGTCCTGTCGCTCTTTCGCCGCCTCAAGTAG